One stretch of Nicotiana tabacum cultivar K326 chromosome 18, ASM71507v2, whole genome shotgun sequence DNA includes these proteins:
- the LOC107813163 gene encoding triphosphate tunnel metalloenzyme 3-like isoform X1, with the protein MEIEVKLKLPDSAAHQKVLSLFSPYHAKTHHQRNTFFDGAAGELSSRRTVLRLRFYENSENVKCMVCLKAKAVIIDGVSRVEEDEEEFDSKIGYECVSNPRKLMEVESRVLKRAKEEFDVAEGGFIGLGGFKNVRNVFEWNGVELEVDETIYDFGTCYEIECESTEPEKVKAMIEALLKENDIDYSYSEVSKFATFRAGKLP; encoded by the exons ATGGAGATTGAAGTGAAGCTCAAATTACCGGATTCAGCCGCACACCAGAAGGTTCTCTCTCTTTTCTCGCCGTATCACGCTAAAACCCACCACCAGCGCAACACTTTCTTCGACGGCGCCGCCGGCGAGCTGAGCTCGCGCCGGACCGTTCTCCGTCTCCGATTCTACGAGAATTCGGAAAACGTGAAGTGCATGGTGTGCCTCAAGGCTAAAGCCGTAATTATTGACGGCGTTAGCCGAGTAGAAGAGGACGAAGAAGAATTCGATTCGAAAATCGGGTACGAATGCGTTTCTAACCCTAGGAAACTGATGGAGGTGGAATCTAGGGTTTTGAAAAGGGCAAAAGAGGAATTTGACGTTGCGGAGGGAGGGTTTATTGGACTGGGTGGGTTTAAGAACGTAAGGAATGTGTTTGAGTGGAATGGTGTGGAGTTAGAGGTTGATGAGACTATATATGACTTTGGGACTTGTTATGAGATCGAATGCGAAAGCACAGAGCCGGAGAAAGTTAAGGCGATGATTGAGGCATTGTTGAAGGAGAATGACATTGATTACAGCTACTCAGAAGTGTCAAAGTTTGCTACTTTCCGGGCCGGAAAGTTGCCTTA G
- the LOC107813164 gene encoding uncharacterized protein LOC107813164, whose amino-acid sequence MEVNSFSSDIVAFGKIVMNSVLEVVVAETLLEAQRSVASLLIMTGCLLKAGAPLPGLAAAPLSELVSSAPLSELVSSDKRFPFGLLDQKNEACPENEDGSDTEDDDEDDDGDAEDQDDEDDANDEDFSGEEGGDDDDEGDPEADPEANGNEGSDDDDEDDEDGDEEGDDDDEEEEEDDDDDEEEDQPPAKKRK is encoded by the exons ATGGAAGTGAATAGTTTCAGCTCTGATATAGTTGCTTTTGGGAAAATAGTGATGAACtctgttcttgaagttgttgttgCTGAGACCCTTTTGGAAGCTCAGAGATCTGTTGCTTCTCTGCTCATAATG ACAGGATGTTTGCTGAAGGCTGGTGCTCCGTTGCCAGGGTTGGCAGCTGCTCCGTTATCAGAGTTGGTAAGCTCTGCTCCATTGTCAGAGTTGGTAAGCTCCGATAAAAG GTTTCCCTTTGGGTTGCTTGATCAAAAGAACGAAGCTTGTCCTGAGAACGAAGATGGCAGTGATACAGAGGATGACGATGAAGATGATGACGGAGATGCCGAGGATCAGGATGACGAGGATGATGCAAACGATGAAGATTTCTCCGGTGAAGAAGGGGGAGATGATGACGATGAAGGAGATCCTGAGGCGGATCCTGAGGCTAATGGCAACGAAGGgagcgatgatgatgatgaagatgacgaGGATGGTGATGAGGAAGGCGATGACGATGacgaggaggaagaggaagatgacGATGACGACGAGGAAGAAGATCAACCACCTGCTAAGAAGAGAAAGTGA
- the LOC107813163 gene encoding triphosphate tunnel metalloenzyme 3-like isoform X2, with the protein MEIEVKLKLPDSAAHQKVLSLFSPYHAKTHHQRNTFFDGAAGELSSRRTVLRLRFYENSENVKCMVCLKAKAVIIDGVSRVEEDEEEFDSKIGYECVSNPRKLMEVESRVLKRAKEEFDVAEGGFIGLGGFKNVRNVFEWNGVELEVDETIYDFGTCYEIECESTEPEKVKAMIEALLKENDIDYSYSEVSKFATFRAGKLP; encoded by the coding sequence ATGGAGATTGAAGTGAAGCTCAAATTACCGGATTCAGCCGCACACCAGAAGGTTCTCTCTCTTTTCTCGCCGTATCACGCTAAAACCCACCACCAGCGCAACACTTTCTTCGACGGCGCCGCCGGCGAGCTGAGCTCGCGCCGGACCGTTCTCCGTCTCCGATTCTACGAGAATTCGGAAAACGTGAAGTGCATGGTGTGCCTCAAGGCTAAAGCCGTAATTATTGACGGCGTTAGCCGAGTAGAAGAGGACGAAGAAGAATTCGATTCGAAAATCGGGTACGAATGCGTTTCTAACCCTAGGAAACTGATGGAGGTGGAATCTAGGGTTTTGAAAAGGGCAAAAGAGGAATTTGACGTTGCGGAGGGAGGGTTTATTGGACTGGGTGGGTTTAAGAACGTAAGGAATGTGTTTGAGTGGAATGGTGTGGAGTTAGAGGTTGATGAGACTATATATGACTTTGGGACTTGTTATGAGATCGAATGCGAAAGCACAGAGCCGGAGAAAGTTAAGGCGATGATTGAGGCATTGTTGAAGGAGAATGACATTGATTACAGCTACTCAGAAGTGTCAAAGTTTGCTACTTTCCGGGCCGGAAAGTTGCCTTAG